In a single window of the Montipora capricornis isolate CH-2021 chromosome 11, ASM3666992v2, whole genome shotgun sequence genome:
- the LOC138024307 gene encoding uncharacterized protein: MKLTAFSFPLLAVGFLITAPSYHEILGKTSNNSAASAVLSNCPKSQCLKDAISCLANAGGNSNDESHARKLAKLEKEVAALKAKLATAGKPSGFAVLDSNGRLSQSLLVAGYDKYSLYDLGWQSLHVAAAAACRGSTSSGGSGCCGNVVLVRNTADKKTCAQICAQSPFRNCDAEVSIIGKTGKATQNGEKIGAFYNYKCSYAAHGGSEVARSVSDITRFPELDNYYSFCCCRK; encoded by the exons ATGAAGCTTACCGCTTTCAGCTTTCCATTACTAGCCGTGGGTTTcttgatcactgcgccatcTTATCATGAAATTTTgggaaaaacatcaaacaattcAGCAGCTTCGGCGGTCCTATCGAACTGTCCAAAAAGTCAGTGTCTG AAAGACGCTATTTCCTGCCTTGCGAATGCTGGAGGAAACTCAAATGACGAAA GCCACGCAAGAAAACTGGCAAAGCTTGAAAAGGAG GTCGCAGCCTTGAAAGCAAAGTTAGCTACAGCCGGGAAACCTTCTGGTTTCGCTGTGCTCGACAGCAATGGCCGCTTGTCCCAGAGTCTCCTTGTGGCAGGTTACGACAAATACTCTTTGTACGACTTGGGCTGGCAGTCTCTTCACGTGGCGGCCGCTGCTGCCTGCAGAGGAAGCACCAGTTCAGGGGGATCTGGCTGCTGTGGAAACGTCGTCCTTGTGCGTAACACGGCTGATAAGAAGACCTGTGCTCAGATTTGTGCCCAGTCTCCGTTTCGCAACTGTGACGCAGAAGTTTCCATTATTGGAAAAACAGGAAAAGCCACCCAAAACGGAGAGAAGATTGGCGCCTTCTACAACTATAAATGCAGTTACGCAGCACACGGAGGGAGTGAGGTGGCACGCTCTGTTAGTGACATCACTCGGTTCCCAGAGCTAGATAACTATTACAGCTTTTGCTGTTGCCGGAAGTAA
- the LOC138023447 gene encoding uncharacterized protein, producing the protein MVPLGDIARSHGVTFHAYADDCQLYIAFSRENVSMTKYKMETLLAEIKQWMSTNMLKLNDSKTEIMAVGGPRRNLTELQSLTVGNEEVDVTKCVRLLGVDFDSHLTLKQHVRNTAKNCFYTLKNMFKIRRCINETAAKAIVHTMITSKLDYCNAILYGLPESTLKHFTRVQNLSARFISQHGKHEHITPVLEQFHWLPIRQRIHYKVLILIFKSLNGLAPAYLEELIKRRPMKRTRADGNNDLVIPAIKHKSFGGRSLGYGGPKLWNALPKELKTCTNINTFKKLLKTFLFKEAYLQ; encoded by the coding sequence ATGGTCCCACTCGGTGATATTGCTCGTAGTCATGGTGTTACGTTCCATGCTTACGCAGATGACTGCCAACTTTACATCGCGTTTTCGAGGGAAAACGTTTCTATGACGAAGTACAAGATGGAAACTCTTCTTGCTGAGATCAAACAATGGATGTCAACCAACATGTTGAAGTTAAATGATAGCAAAACTGAAATAATGGCAGTAGGTGGACCTCGACGTAATTTGACGGAACTACAATCACTCACTGTTGGTAACGAGGAAGTTGATGTCACCAAGTGTGTTCGCCTTCTGGGTGTTGACTTTGACAGTCACCTAACCTTAAAACAACATGTAAGAAATACCGCAAAGAACTGCTTCTACACGCtgaaaaatatgtttaagaTCAGACGCTGTATTAATGAGACTGCAGCTAAAGCAATAGTTCATACAATGATTACATCTAAACTTGATTATTGCAATGCAATTCTCTATGGTCTGCCAGAGTCAACGCTAAAGCACTTCACCAGGGTTCAGAATCTCTCTGCACGTTTCATCTCTCAACATGGTAAACATGAACACATAACTCCAGTTCTTGAACAATTTCACTGGCTGCCTATACGTCAACGTATTCACTACAAAGTTTTAATATTGATTTTCAAGTCGTTAAACGGTCTGGCACCAGCTTACCTTGAGGAGCTTATAAAGAGGAGACCTATGAAAAGAACAAGGGCTGATGGCAACAATGACTTGGTGATCCCCGCCATCAAGCATAAGTCCTTTGGAGGAAGATCACTGGGCTATGGGGGACCTAAACTATGGAATGCCTTACCGAAAGAACTGAAGACATGCACCAACATCAACACTTTTAAGAAActgctaaaaacatttttatttaaggaAGCCTACTTGCAGTAG